In one window of Helianthus annuus cultivar XRQ/B chromosome 17, HanXRQr2.0-SUNRISE, whole genome shotgun sequence DNA:
- the LOC110925048 gene encoding ribonuclease 3-like protein 2: MMSNIESDIVESVAAALYIDCGFNLQHTWMIFRHLLEPLVMLDVILAEPQPITALYEACQKDGKQLDIQYRRNGDRTIASVYMDGTLITSRSSDTKENAKLHAAEATLLKITKLKTSDMGPQAIVNFNEATETEGAKQKPNELCNISTFFARAFIAKSLSIMSSTNCS, translated from the exons ATGATGAGTAATATTGAAAGCGATATTGTTGAATCTGTTGCTGCAGCTCTATAcattgattgtggatttaacttgcaaCATACATGGATG ATTTTTAGACACTTACTTGAACCGTTAGTCATGCTTGATGTCATTTTAGCTGAACCACAACCTATTACAGCATTGTATGAGGCGTGTCAGAAGGACGGAAAACAACTTGATATACAATACCGGAGGAATG GTGACAGAACCATTGCAAGTGTCTATATGGATGGTACACTTATCACATCCCGCTCTTCTGACACCAAAGAGAATGCAAAGCTTCATGCAGCCGAGGCCACTTTGTTAAAAATAACAAAACTGAAAACCAGTGATATGGGCCCACAAGCtattgttaattttaatgaagcaacgGAGACTGAAGGTGCCAAACAGAAACCAAATGAATTATGCAACATTTCCACATTTTTTGCACGGGCTTTCATTGCAAAatctttatctatcatgtcatcgacTAACTGCTCATAA